CAAACGGACGCGGCAGAATGGCGGCAAAGGCTCAAGAGGCTTTGACTCCttcggaaaaaggacacttgAGAGTGCGGCAAAACGTTAGAAACTGGGACGCTGCCCTGGGACCCGAGAGTCCCCAGtgagctagagagagagagagagagaggagagacAATTGAGGACACTTGTGCGAAACCGTCGCGTGAAGGAGTTTTCTAGGCTGTAGCTCCAAGAGCTAcaacacggaccacggacaTGGAGCACGGGCGCTGGAGTATCTGGGCTGCCAATCTAGAGGATAACGAGAGCACAATCATAACGTGTAGGTGATCGGAAAAGAGGTCAGCGTTAAGGGTTATTCAATAATATTATTCGCTGCTGCTAGCCCAAAATTTTGTtcattatgtttatttatttatttgttattgCTAAATAGTAAACGGGCACTTTGCTTAATTAGCAAAAAACCActttaaaaatacaaaaatacgGTCCGGACCGTTCTAAActaagattaaaacaaaaaaacttaACATATCAATTAGAACTaaaactaatcacaactgaTTAAACGCAACGCAGAAGCTGGTAAGCTGGTATTTAAAGGAAAACATAGACGGCAGTAATACGGACGAAACATTGACcaagaagacatgaaagcaaaaacattacgaCACTGATCAAGGAACATACtaggtctgcaaattaattcgtgccgttttacaatagatggcatttttcactaaatatttaaaaaaattatgaaagcTAGTGCCATTACGCATCGAACGCAGTATggtttgtttggtcaaagtgtaaacgaAACCTACCttaagcatctgaaaatgtcgagttttgttcatgataaactttttttgcggggagtacttcgCCTttactgcttgcacggcagaacAAATGGGATGATATAATGGaaagttattacaagaatctcaaacggaaaaaaggcctggatacagcctggtcaaccaggtccatcgcaacaaaagcgaaatattcactgcgcaagggttatgctgtgcatatggtggaatttgaaaggtgtggtgtagtCTGAGCtttaaaatctaattaaattattgatggacacTTCCATCGACACTAATTAACgtatttgaagcaaagctttaGCCATAAAATGACGAGGATaggataaaagacatgataagttgatttttcaaaatgacaagGATGATGaaaagatttttcaaaatttcaaaatgaaatcgaaatgacAAAATGACCtcacatcgcaaaaccggtcaaaaccttcctcgaaaatatcaaaaccaatctctttcggactagtatttgttccgttgcatgaggGAGAAAAAAGGGTCTCTGATTGGATCGCCTCTAAAGACGAGGAATTCTATCGTCATGGAATCGAGAAATTATCTGAAAGATGGCAGAAAATAGTAGTTAGCGACGGACAACACTTTCATAAAGGTTtgtcatacgttttgttgttgtagttaggtcacaaatgtcggttaaaaacggcacgaattaatttgtaGACCTAATATTAAAGTGAAGAAATGACGAGAAATTGTACACGTTGATACACACTTCacatgaacgtatgtgaaatgtttcatttccatttggCAATTCAAGTCATTCAGCTATCGACGGGTCACAGTACTATTTTAgcatggaaaaaaatcaagtatcgtgctcagtgattgaatttttatttttgagaGCTTCGGAAGCAAAAGAAGTTTATGAACGAAAGTAGATTAAGACTATAAGGACTCCAGTTGGAACAGTAGAGagatgggttgctgaatttaacAGGGTTGTTGATCCACGCCAAGAACGCCctatttacatatttttcgaaaggataaagtgtaTTTTGTGCGTTGACTCATCACTCTCGATGAggcttgggtctatcaccatgatcctgaagCAAAACGGCGAGGCTAAAGACTGGCGTGAACCTCTGGTTattcggctccgaaacgagttaGTGTCCAGTAAATCGACCAATAATCGGGTGTTAGGATCAGTTCATCTCTTTAACTCGAAATGTTTGAATATCGACATGTATTTGCCCGATTTAGCCCCCGATTGGCGACTTCCATGGCTGTTGCTGTGAGATCATAACGGCCGTCCAGAGGATTCCAGGAGTCCTGGCAGACACAAAGTTCTAACTAATAAAGTGTACTTCACAAATCACAAAACCttggtgtttttcttatcgcaCATCgcgcaaaacttatcgaacagcCCGggctccggactccggactcggaacgcacacacgctTGCGATTGCGCTTGCGTGAACCGTTCGGGGAGGGGACAACCCCTGTTCGATGGCGAAGCCGACTCGAGTCCTGGcgacgaccaggacgacgaggacgatagAAATAATAACGAAAGTAAGTGCGGCACCAACGCAGACCCAAGAGGAGGGCCTGCGTTGCGTGCCTTTGTGATTGCGCTACGATCCCGGCTTTCCCTTCCCGGGCTCTCTGctgttttcccgtttttcttgcGCTCTTTCGTCCGTTCCGTCCATTGTCACCCCACCCCACGAAGGATCACGTAGTCCTGGCGGTTCACGCGCAACCGGCCGCGTGTGACGCGAGCTCACCCTACTCACAaaccggtggtcggttggttgcTGCAAAAGCGGGCTTAAGGCCTCCACACACCGCCGACGTTAATAGCAGATCTACCGAAAGTTGCGATGCAAATCCGTGAGGACTTTGCCGACTTCATCCAACTTTATGGACGCTTAAAACTTAACTTGAACTAACTAATTGAACTTGAACTAAACTTAatatttaatgtcattttaaACCCGACAGCAACAGAATgactttgttttatttaaaaataacatcaattttaattacgtTCCGTTCGCAGTGTGCACAGGCCTTTACGAATAACCTCGAGGATcgagcacacacacacatatatgTGTGCCCGGCAGGACATAAAGGACGTGAGCACACACACAAGGCGGCCGGGCGGCCCCTTGGCCCGGCCGTGCGCTTAATAATTATCCGTTATTTCTGCTTCGATCCAAACCATCCAGAGGGACCTATTGTGCTCGGAAGGATACCggcgtgtgcgcgtgtgtgagtgtgtgtgtgacAGGAaaggtgcgcgcgcgcgcacacgcgaAGGGACAGCTGATTGTTGTCCTGGGGCCAGCGCCAGGTATTCGCCCGGAGCTCGCAGCGTTCGGTGTGTGTCTAGCCCTGGCTTTCTAGGGCGCTGGCAGGGGTTGGTGGGTGCCGCGGGGTGCGGTACGCAACCGTCTGTGGAGCCGCGCCTGTGGCACGCGACACGCAGTCAGAACGCCATCAGCCACGGTAACGACCGGACGGACTTGAATTgaatcgcgcgcgcgccgtgtGTCCCTGTGCCAGGAGCAGCACCGAGAGGCTACTCGATGTAGCTCGCAGCGTTCCTGTGGCGGTGACTGTGACGAGAGATacctgtgtgtttgtgtgcgtgcgtttgtgtcgGGCGGCGGAAACAAGTCTACCTGGAAGCCTGGAAGGCTCGGCAGCTATGTCGTCGATCAACGGCGGCGTGGATCCATCGATGCGGCGTGGCAGTCTGGTGACGTCACTCAACCCCACGCCCCAGCACAAGCGGGCCAAGCTGAAGGAGAACCCACCCCCCGGACTGGACCACCAGATGGTGGTGACCCCGACCTCCGGGCTGCTCCCGAAGCGGAAGCTCCCGCTCGGGAACTTCATGTCGGACAACATCAtgccgacggtgacggtgccacGGCCCCGGAAGGAGTCACTGGTGGCCAGCGGGCGGAAGCGGTCCAGCGGGGGCGCCGGGGACCTCGTGGTGTCAGCGGTCGAGCGGCGCAACGCCCGCGAACGCAACCGGGTCCAGCAGGTCAACAATGGGTTCGCGGCGCTCCGCGAGCGCATCCCGGACGAGATAGCGGCGGCGTTCGAggcgacgacgccgccggTGACGGGCGGCCGGGGGATCCACAAGAAGCTCAGCAAGGTCGAAACGCTCCGGATGGCGGTCGAGTACATCAAGTGTCTGGAGCGTGTCCTGGCGGTCACCGGACGGTCCCCGCCGCCGCAGGACCACGATGGGCTGGAGCTGCCGGCGACTCCACCGCCGGAACCTTCGCCAGTCCACGGTCCACTGGTGCCACCGGCCAACTTCTTCCTCGCCATCAAACCTCGCCGGGCCATCCTCGCTGGACCCGATGCTGAGGACGCGGGGAGTGGCAAAGGGGGGCAGCTGGTGACGGCGCCACGCTTCGATCAGACGCagatcaccatcatcaacggGCACCAGTACATCCGCATCCCGGGGACCAACACGTTCCAGTTCCTCGACCCCGAGAGCCTCTACGGGGAGGACGTGGTGGGAGCTGGAACTGGAGAGTATAGCGACGGGGAGGACGAGGGGTCGTGCTCGAGCAACGTCGGGGATCTGCTGAGCGAGTCGTCCGCTATCGTCGCCCTGTCACCGCAGAGTAACTTCACGCTCGAGCCGGACACCGACTCGAAGCGGGACCTGGACCCATCCTGCTATCTCCACGTCGCTTGTCAGCCCACGGACGACTCACCGCCGGCCGGACAAGACGATGGTGAGCTGTTggaccaacaccagcaccagttcGATGCcgatctgctgctgatcaAGTCCGAGCTGGAGTCCGACGCGGATGCCGATCTGGCGGACGATCCGGCGTTTCTCAGCTGGATCGAGGTGAACCAGCAGCtccaactgcagcagcagctccagctccaacaccagcagcaacatcttcAACTGCACCCGCAAGCCATTCTCGAGTAGCTCGAATCGCTATCAAACTCGCGCCCTCAAAACTTCCCTCAACCCCCGGGTGTCCCGGAGCCCCCTGATGACACGTTATtgtaacattatttatttgtaaaacTCGCGGCAGATAGGTGGAACCCAATAAAGTGTAGAAACCAtgcaaaaaacggaacggtccAGCCCTTTCCAGGTCCAGCCCTTTAGCCCTGATCGCAATCGTTCCGTCCTGACAGCTGACAGCCTTCAGATCTCAGCGGAATACAGACCTTCCAAGTTCAACAATaaccccggaaccggaaggcacTTTCTGACGTGGAGTTGACTCCGAGACGCTGGACCACGGCTGGAGTGGATTCCTGGGGAATCCTCAGCGTCTCTCTTGGGCGGGTCCCTGGTCCAGGAGTGCCACCCGGAAATCCCGGCCAAACCGGGTCAAACCGGGTGCTGTTATGCCGCAACGCAACCACGGCACAACGGCAGCTGAGCTTCCGGAGCTGAATTCCGGTCACTGGCTTCGGCACCCTTCCTGAACACAGCGAGACAGCCACTGAAGCGTGCCGTGTCCTTCCGCTCTGCAGTTAAGTTGCCGTTGTTCCTTCACTTCAACCCTACTCGGCTGGGGAGTGCGTAACTTTttccgccacttccggccaggCGCCAGGGGCGGTCCCGGGGGCCGCACCCGGGGCCACGTgtcacccgggccgggtgttaGGGTCCTTGCagcacacacgcacaccaccgaagCACCGGACCCTTTCAAAAGGGGAAAAGTTTCAGCCCACTGGcgctgaaatatttcattctttGGATGGAAACTTTGCGTTTTGCTATCGCGTGGCCattgtttcaattaattgGGTTGGGTCCAGTGGAACGCGTATAAAGCAACTGAACTGAGACAAGCTGGCTGTGGTCAGCTGTCCCGTAAGGTCCTTCAACGAGACCCTAAATCAACTCCGGAGATCGGTGCGAAAAGTGTCTGGCAGTGTGTGTCTGGCACACGCTCACTTCGGACAGATGTTTCTTTGCTGATCTCTCTGTTCCTTcctctttttctatttttctttctctctctctctctatctcgctctcccttttttctctgAGACACACCGATACTCTCTCActcggttgttgttattaccTTTTGTGAGATTTAGAGGATAGCGCTTCGTTCGGTTGCTAAGTTCTGGGCTTCTGGAGAGAATCGAAACCGACCCGTCAACATGGACAAACAGGACAATATTCTGATGGCGAGTGTCATCGGGTCGTTGATGCGCAAACAGCTATGGATCAAGGTAGCTGCCGCGAAGGTCGGATACGTCCGACGCGATTTGATTGACGAAACATTCGCAAAAAGGCTCCCCGAGAGGCCAAACGTACTAAGTTTCGTCGTCAGGATTTCTTGTGACATTCTTGGGGAGCGTTTGTGCAGGCAACCAATCTCTAGGACCAACCATAAAAAACAGTAGTACaggaatttttattttctagtttaaaaaatatgaactTTAAAACGCCACGTGAAAAATTAGGATTTTATTCAAGTACGCGGTGCGTTCAAAcagttctgataattttgtatttatgcGGGCTGCGTATATTAgatcttcgattttttgtggcgttatgttgcctCACTCATGTCACTCACGGTATGGTAACAATTTCGGCCAGTTTtagtaatcagtcaatttttgacagttgttttgcttggacgcATGTTTTTGGTTCATCTTCAATTTCTGTCTTTTGTGGCCTTTTATGTGTAGCCCCACAACAAAAAGTCTAACTGCCATCGGAGCGCACaaacgtcagatcgtttacgcttcgtgtggccggtttaaaatataaaaccgaaacgtTACACGTGATTACCGTTCTGTTTTTGGTCCTAGAAAACAGaattcgaaaagaaacaaattgatttctgaatatgttttttctgttgttttagATTTTGATGttgtaccagcaaataagaacttacattatcttctgtttgtaaacaaagcgtttgctaacggtcAGATCGGAAATTATATACCCAGTCTTATTGAAACCACATAGCTTCCATAAGTCTTTATCTTCAATTGAAGGCCAAACTAAAATGTCTCATCATCTAGCGGTATCGCATGGAGTTGACGGTAGTGATCCTCCCTTCGTCGTTTGCGAAAAATAAGGTCCTATGAGGGCGCCGTCAGCCAATAAAGCGCACAATACAGTCAGCTTTTCAGACTAGCACGGcctctcttcaatcgattgacgGTTTTGCAGTGCCCCAAATGCGGCAATTCTGGCTTGTCTGCGTAGCCGCCAAGTGAAAAGAATGCTTCGTCGCTAAAAAAGTATGAGCGTTTTTGGGCTGTTGCTCACGAACCCAAGTTTTGATAATTTAAACAAGCTGTTCTGTTGTTGAGCGATTAATTTTCTAAGATGGCAGACTTTCAACGAAAAGTTGAACACTCTGAGATATTCATTCACTCAGTTCACTTTACTATTcagccttgtactaaatctctttcagtcatttgacgattttctaatacgacatttaaattcaaatgtaGTTTAAATTTAGAAACGCCCCTGTTAATATACTAGTTGAAAGTGAAGagtctttatacactttcaacattcgttcaaaaatttccTTTGTTTAAAAAACTATCAATCATCTCCGAAACTAGATTTTTCCGCTGTAATAAACACTGTGACACGTCGGTactaaatggtttgtaaaaaaCATCAAGTGGTCGATTGATATGATACTTGCCAAACGTTCATAGGAAGAGAGTGCcaatataaaattaaaagatAAAGAGCAATTAGACTTAGCAGCGTTCTCTGTTCCGCTACCCGCCGAATACGTagctacgaacttattgaacagcccgAACACTTTGGCACAGCAGTTTCGAAATTGCAAAATGGATAACACTGTACGTGGCATTTGGCTTGTCACATGCTTCAATTGCCGCTCGTGGCCAGCAACCGACCTCTCTCCTATCACCTTCTTCTAGGATCCTCGGATCCTTCGCGGATCGCCGGGAACGATGCGCGCACGCGCCCGCGAAGCCTGCAAACATCGTGAGTGGGTGGAGGGGCAAGTGGTAGAGTAGGGAAGAAAGGTAGGACCACGCGGCGGCGCAGCGGAAGAGTGTGCCAGAAAGGCGCAAGCAGGAAGGGTGccgacgggcgcgcgcgcgcactgagcatatttttcccttttttctcttatGCTCATGAGCTGATGCTGTGTATGCTACCCAGCTACCTACCTACCtgttgctggctgctgctgccgctgcattTATCGCGCGCTTCCTTTtcgggtgcgcgcgcgcgcgcgcgagcctTTCTTCGGTGCGCGCCCCAATAACAACGATAATAGCAAtgatattaataataataataataataataataccatcaccaccagcaaggCAGCCGTAATGATAAGGCCGGGCTCTCTGCCCCGCCCGTGAGTGGATACaacctcaccaccaccaccaccgcctgaCCGCCCCAAGCGGGCGCGGGAAagggcgaaagcgaaagataTTAATACGAAAGTGATAaccgcggcggccaccgtggccgtcgggGGCACGCGTGTCCGTCGTGCTGTtggcggggggggaggggagaGAAGGGCTTCGGGGTTACCGTGGCGGCGTGCTTCCCCCTCCCATCGGCCGGTTTTTTacgacccgccgccgccgccgaaaatTGCGTGCCGAGTCGAAGTCGGTTCGCGCGGGGCCAATTTTGGGCCCGGCGTGCATCGGCGAGggtaattttaatttccaagCCCCTCTTCCCGTCCGTTGGCCGcatgtgtgtgagagagagagagagagcagagggAACGAGGTCGCAGCCCATCATAACCATCACTTGTCGtcgggtcgtcgtcgtcgtgtggcgCGTTCCGCGACTCGCTGATAATAAACCCGCGGGTCCTGTGAACCCATCGCGAAGCGCAGGAGCGCAAAAGGAGCACACGAAAGCGTACGGTGAAAcagggagcgaaagaaagaatgagtgtgtgtgtgtgtgtgtatgtgtgtgggagagagagagagagaaggtaaGAAACGGAGCAGCAAAAGATAAggcgctcgcgcgcgccccgaaGAGCCCGAGAACGGcgcagataaataaaaaagaaacctttCTTCACGCAATCCGCGATAGATCGTAAATTGCGCCGGTCGACGGGGGGAGGGGCGGTGGGAGGGGGGGGTCGGACATTGCTTCGTTCATTAGATTTGTGGGCTCCTGGGCCCACAGACTTCGCGCGGCTTGCAATCGACTCAAAGAGCAGCACGAAAGTAAGAAACTCTCTCGGACTCCTTCCTTAGAatggcgtgcgcgcgcgcgctctcgtgtatgtgtttctgtgtgtgtggagtgGTAAGGGTTACTTCACCACCCAAGAGGCAAGCAAACATCCTTCCCAATGGCAAACGCCACCAGCGGTGGCGTCGGATCTCCGGTGGCTGCAGTGTGAAAGGGTGACGAAAATAAACTACCAtccccccaaaacccccctcccctccctcTCACACCCACTCCTATCCGTATCCTTTGCGTCCTGTGCGGGTTTGTTGGGGcaataaacaattaaacaGAATCTccagagtgagagaggttTCGTCGCTTGATGGCGCGTTGTagtctttcgttttctacGGCCGGCTTcaagccacagccacagtgaAAAGGGTTGTGGAAAAACGGTTTTCCACATTACACACGATCTCACTGTGAGCTCACCTTGTGTTTGCATCattc
Above is a genomic segment from Anopheles bellator chromosome X, idAnoBellAS_SP24_06.2, whole genome shotgun sequence containing:
- the LOC131213342 gene encoding uncharacterized protein LOC131213342; protein product: MSSINGGVDPSMRRGSLVTSLNPTPQHKRAKLKENPPPGLDHQMVVTPTSGLLPKRKLPLGNFMSDNIMPTVTVPRPRKESLVASGRKRSSGGAGDLVVSAVERRNARERNRVQQVNNGFAALRERIPDEIAAAFEATTPPVTGGRGIHKKLSKVETLRMAVEYIKCLERVLAVTGRSPPPQDHDGLELPATPPPEPSPVHGPLVPPANFFLAIKPRRAILAGPDAEDAGSGKGGQLVTAPRFDQTQITIINGHQYIRIPGTNTFQFLDPESLYGEDVVGAGTGEYSDGEDEGSCSSNVGDLLSESSAIVALSPQSNFTLEPDTDSKRDLDPSCYLHVACQPTDDSPPAGQDDGELLDQHQHQFDADLLLIKSELESDADADLADDPAFLSWIEVNQQLQLQQQLQLQHQQQHLQLHPQAILE